A genomic region of Melanotaenia boesemani isolate fMelBoe1 chromosome 21, fMelBoe1.pri, whole genome shotgun sequence contains the following coding sequences:
- the mrpl27 gene encoding 39S ribosomal protein L27, mitochondrial has protein sequence MSVKMAALASLILRTRGGLLVPGQSHLLDSVRFASKKAGGSCKNLGGKSPGRRYGFKKQDGSFVHAGNILATQRQLRYHPGAHVGMGTNNTLYALEDGQVRFTKEVYVPPPRSLESTSIITKLPKGAVLYKTFISVLPVKQEGKFELVDMV, from the exons ATGAGCGTCAAGATGGCAGCGCTGGCGTCCTTGATTCTCAGGACCAGAGGAG GTCTGCTGGTTCCTGGTCAGTCTCATCTGCTGGATTCTGTGCGGTTTGCCTCCAAAAAGGCTGGTGGCAGCTGCAAGAACCTTGGAGGGAAGAGCCCCGGACGGAGATACGGTTTCAAGAAACAGGATG GGAGCTTCGTCCATGCTGGCAACATCCTTGCGACACAGAGGCAGCTGAGGTACCACCCTGGAGCACAT GTGGGGATGGGAACCAACAACACTCTGTATGCTCTGGAGGACGGCCAAGTCCGATTCACCAAGGAGGTCTACGTCCCGCCACCTCGAAGCCTGGAGTCCACCAGCATCATCACCAAGCTGCCCAAAGGAGCCGTCCTCTACAAGACCTTCATCAGCGTCCTGCCTGTCAAGCAGGAGGGCAAGTTCGAACTGGTGGACATGGTCTga